A genomic window from Winogradskyella sp. J14-2 includes:
- a CDS encoding DUF3667 domain-containing protein, giving the protein MSTKLDTCQNCEQQYENGFKFCPHCGQKTNDELTLGVLFYNTISNYFSFDARFLKSFIPLMLKPGFLAKAFINGKRLLYLHPAQMYLFISVIFFFIFSFTARKQSDVINKELKKTLNSDVAEVKESIKDYKKDSIKDIKDKQLIEINKALREETNDEVENTTSTEKSSKGINTSFDFNQIEIDSLINANVSDDDIYRHMGLNDDDGWLTQKFYEKSLKFYKSREGGSILKAFYDTIPIAMFFLLPLFALLIKLLYYNKGQYAHHLVFSFYFFSFLFTVFSFIFGINYIWDIPDGIDWLIALSTFVYLMIALKRFYGQGWFLTWFKCCVVSFTFLAFVTPLAATFLFLFAFLIY; this is encoded by the coding sequence ATGAGTACCAAACTAGATACTTGCCAAAATTGTGAACAGCAATACGAAAACGGATTTAAGTTTTGTCCGCATTGTGGGCAAAAAACTAATGATGAGCTCACTCTTGGTGTGTTATTTTACAACACAATTAGTAATTATTTTTCTTTTGATGCTCGGTTTCTAAAGAGCTTTATTCCTTTAATGTTAAAGCCTGGCTTTTTGGCTAAAGCGTTTATTAATGGTAAACGATTATTGTATTTGCACCCAGCACAGATGTATCTCTTTATATCTGTAATTTTCTTTTTTATTTTTTCTTTTACAGCCCGAAAACAAAGCGATGTTATAAATAAAGAATTAAAAAAGACATTAAATAGCGACGTAGCAGAGGTCAAGGAATCTATTAAAGACTACAAAAAAGATTCAATAAAAGACATTAAAGACAAACAACTTATAGAAATTAATAAAGCATTACGTGAAGAAACAAATGATGAAGTAGAGAATACAACGTCTACCGAAAAAAGTTCAAAAGGTATTAATACATCATTTGATTTTAATCAGATTGAGATAGATTCTTTAATTAATGCAAACGTCTCTGATGATGACATATACAGGCATATGGGATTAAATGATGATGATGGTTGGTTAACCCAGAAGTTTTATGAGAAGAGTCTAAAGTTTTACAAGTCTAGGGAAGGTGGTAGTATTTTAAAAGCCTTTTACGATACCATTCCTATAGCGATGTTTTTTCTTTTACCACTCTTTGCATTGCTAATTAAATTACTATACTATAACAAAGGCCAATATGCGCATCATTTGGTTTTTAGTTTTTATTTCTTTTCGTTTTTATTTACCGTTTTTAGCTTCATTTTTGGTATTAATTATATTTGGGATATTCCCGATGGAATTGATTGGCTCATTGCGCTGTCTACGTTTGTTTATCTCATGATTGCTTTAAAGCGATTTTATGGTCAAGGGTGGTTTTTAACTTGGTTTAAGTGTTGTGTTGTCTCATTTACTTTTCTCGCTTTTGTTACCCCTCTCGCTGCTACATTCTTATTTTTATTTGCTTTTTTGATTTATTGA
- a CDS encoding RNA polymerase sigma factor yields MKRELIQDAELVSNYIRGDESALSVLIERHKQKIYSFIYSKVYDRDITEDIFQDTFIKVIRTLKRGKYNEEGKFLPWVMRIAHNLVIDHFRKNNRMPKFDNAGEFSIFSVLSDSSLNAEKSMIKDQVENDVRRVIEELPEDQKQVLLMRMYQDMSFKEISERTGVSINTALGRMRYALINMRKVIEQNNIVLTN; encoded by the coding sequence ATGAAAAGAGAACTTATCCAAGACGCAGAGTTGGTTAGCAACTACATTAGAGGAGACGAAAGTGCACTTTCGGTATTGATAGAAAGGCACAAGCAGAAAATCTACAGTTTTATTTATTCTAAAGTTTACGATAGAGATATTACTGAAGACATTTTTCAGGATACCTTTATCAAAGTCATAAGAACTTTAAAACGCGGAAAATACAATGAAGAAGGAAAATTTTTACCGTGGGTAATGCGAATTGCTCACAATCTTGTAATAGATCATTTTAGAAAAAATAATCGTATGCCTAAGTTTGACAATGCAGGTGAGTTTAGTATTTTTTCTGTACTGAGCGACTCTAGTCTTAACGCAGAAAAAAGTATGATTAAAGACCAAGTAGAAAATGATGTAAGACGTGTAATAGAAGAGTTACCAGAAGACCAAAAGCAAGTGTTATTAATGCGTATGTATCAAGACATGAGCTTTAAGGAAATATCGGAGCGTACAGGCGTAAGTATTAATACTGCATTGGGAAGAATGCGCTATGCACTTATAAATATGCGCAAAGTTATTGAGCAAAATAATATTGTTTTAACAAATTAA
- a CDS encoding T9SS type A sorting domain-containing protein — MKKITLTLLLLAVTFLTNAQVDLLLPDNPDAFSSASIPNINKYKTGPNNLFYTGTSSRSVVRMESNTRNRTSSGVTNYFILEFIPISDSEVIAYGNATVANGDNDLIYIDFNNLSNNQIIAPQNSGPDVNIGGTGMVSANGLIYLFLVVRNTTDGFIGRELVSIDPITKTMSVVKDITPGSFGTTPFRLQVQPGSTPGTDRIFFIAETNNASEREVWVSDGTDAGTFKYVDMAGAGNGNVTDLTVIGTDMYFSAFNGDGNGREAWYVDTTAPTPTPVNLGNLNALGNSDPRDYVRFNGKTYFTADDGVNGRELYVTENTAATTMRLNIDPTSTVGSNPTELTVSGNNLFFAARRGAAGRELIRMSATGSIVSYNINQSEAPNFPDGNGDPVSLFDAGDYLYFTADDGATLGYEPYRIDLNTNAMEFLADISANGSSSPKFRTVFDGDVVFTARHDQIDEEAYTVNNIPFNCGSVTNILIDSPGGDWMFMNWNNNGNSFTNHIIDIFPTNQNAFGAPVSSGNNEIINGTESGYAFGLNSNTNYNVYLKSYCTDGTFTRQGPFSITTRNNCPPFNNVSINNITSTTADLSWSNTGLYAAIEILVYNEDAAIFEDSAVSTFGVTTSNNTFTITGLDPNTAYDIYIVGTCATTTPSSFTNFIFGKQQIVTATLSNNTFETSNTAIYPNPVKNSFSVKSSNIDLEKIEIYDVLGKLVNNLKPNGNNIYNISDLKQGLYFVKLNTKSGKTLTRKIIKE, encoded by the coding sequence ATGAAAAAAATTACGTTAACTTTACTGCTCTTAGCAGTAACTTTCTTGACTAATGCTCAGGTAGATTTACTACTTCCTGACAATCCCGATGCTTTTAGTTCTGCATCAATACCGAACATCAATAAATATAAGACAGGCCCAAATAATTTATTTTATACCGGGACATCAAGTCGAAGTGTAGTGAGAATGGAGTCAAACACACGAAATCGCACGTCTTCTGGTGTAACGAATTATTTTATTTTAGAATTTATACCTATTTCAGATTCTGAAGTCATTGCCTATGGTAATGCGACAGTTGCCAATGGTGACAACGATTTAATCTATATTGATTTCAACAATCTTTCAAATAATCAAATTATAGCACCGCAAAACTCTGGCCCTGATGTGAACATTGGTGGTACCGGAATGGTCTCTGCAAATGGATTAATCTATTTGTTCTTAGTAGTTAGAAACACTACAGATGGCTTTATAGGTAGAGAATTGGTTTCTATTGATCCTATCACAAAAACAATGAGCGTAGTAAAAGACATTACGCCTGGTTCTTTTGGTACAACGCCATTTAGACTTCAAGTACAACCTGGTAGCACTCCAGGAACAGATCGAATCTTTTTTATTGCCGAAACAAATAATGCATCAGAAAGAGAGGTCTGGGTTTCCGATGGTACTGATGCAGGTACATTTAAATATGTAGATATGGCTGGTGCAGGAAATGGTAATGTTACAGATCTTACAGTTATAGGTACAGATATGTATTTTTCCGCATTTAATGGAGATGGCAACGGTAGAGAAGCTTGGTACGTAGACACGACAGCTCCTACCCCTACACCAGTTAATTTAGGTAACTTAAATGCCCTAGGAAATAGCGACCCAAGAGATTACGTGCGTTTTAATGGTAAAACCTATTTTACAGCAGACGATGGTGTGAATGGACGCGAACTTTACGTCACAGAAAATACAGCAGCAACTACAATGCGTTTAAATATAGACCCAACTTCTACAGTTGGTAGTAACCCTACAGAACTAACAGTTTCAGGCAATAACTTATTTTTTGCCGCACGTCGTGGGGCAGCTGGAAGAGAACTCATTAGAATGTCTGCCACAGGATCTATAGTATCTTATAATATCAATCAAAGTGAAGCACCTAATTTCCCAGACGGAAATGGAGATCCTGTAAGCTTGTTTGACGCTGGAGATTACCTCTACTTTACAGCGGATGATGGAGCAACTTTAGGTTATGAGCCATACAGAATTGATCTCAATACAAATGCTATGGAATTTTTAGCGGATATTAGCGCCAATGGCTCTAGCAGCCCTAAATTTAGAACAGTCTTTGATGGAGATGTTGTTTTTACTGCTCGTCATGACCAAATTGACGAGGAAGCCTATACGGTAAATAATATTCCTTTTAATTGCGGATCTGTTACAAATATATTAATTGATTCGCCAGGAGGCGATTGGATGTTTATGAATTGGAATAATAATGGCAATTCATTTACAAATCATATTATCGATATTTTCCCAACAAATCAAAACGCTTTTGGTGCACCAGTAAGTTCAGGCAATAATGAAATTATTAATGGTACTGAAAGTGGATATGCTTTTGGATTAAATAGTAATACTAATTATAATGTTTATTTAAAATCCTATTGTACAGATGGTACTTTCACAAGACAAGGCCCTTTTTCAATTACAACACGTAATAATTGCCCACCTTTTAATAACGTGAGCATTAATAATATTACTTCAACAACTGCTGATTTAAGTTGGTCAAATACAGGTTTATATGCCGCTATTGAAATACTTGTGTATAATGAGGATGCCGCAATATTTGAAGACTCAGCTGTAAGTACGTTTGGAGTGACGACGTCTAACAATACCTTTACAATTACTGGTCTTGATCCAAATACAGCTTATGATATTTATATAGTTGGTACTTGCGCTACAACTACACCTTCATCATTTACCAATTTTATCTTTGGCAAACAACAAATTGTAACCGCAACACTATCTAACAATACTTTTGAAACATCAAATACAGCAATATATCCTAATCCTGTAAAAAATAGCTTCTCTGTAAAAAGTTCAAATATTGATTTAGAGAAAATAGAAATTTATGATGTTTTAGGTAAGCTAGTCAATAATCTAAAACCAAATGGTAATAATATTTATAATATTAGCGACTTAAAGCAGGGGTTGTATTTTGTTAAATTAAATACAAAAAGTGGTAAAACCTTGACCCGTAAAATCATAAAAGAATAG
- a CDS encoding alpha/beta fold hydrolase, protein MKVMQRTVNTFLILFYISVKAQISPEDFGFRHFQYVMENDTLEVLIKSKKGEEHIKKPLLFSIQGSRAIPLIIHNGTQRTFATSIEEGFFEDDYHIVIVNKPGVPLISHKDSLDRRREYFIDKKTKTHPKAYIENNNLEYYVKTNKFIVEKLLKESWVDPSRLVVSGHSQGSSIALGMADEIPQVTHLIYSSGLPYYSTILSIIARKRMHGGSKADIEEDFEYWKAIVNDPLSVSNEGRDSYRMMSSFSINENEILKRLNIPVLISYGTKDESSPYHDMFRVECIKDSISHITWNVYQDLGHNYQLQKETTTENEKTDYLPVVVTDWISWLKEN, encoded by the coding sequence ATGAAAGTAATGCAGAGAACCGTTAATACATTTTTAATATTATTTTATATAAGTGTAAAAGCTCAGATAAGCCCAGAAGATTTTGGCTTTAGGCATTTTCAATATGTTATGGAAAACGATACTCTTGAGGTGTTAATCAAGTCTAAAAAGGGCGAAGAACACATCAAAAAGCCTTTACTATTCTCAATTCAAGGCTCACGAGCTATTCCGCTCATAATCCATAACGGTACACAACGTACTTTTGCAACCTCAATAGAAGAAGGATTTTTTGAAGACGACTATCACATTGTAATCGTTAATAAGCCTGGAGTACCTTTAATAAGCCATAAAGATAGCCTAGACAGAAGAAGAGAATATTTTATAGATAAGAAGACCAAAACACATCCTAAAGCATACATTGAAAACAACAATCTTGAATATTATGTAAAAACAAATAAATTCATTGTTGAAAAATTGCTGAAAGAGTCTTGGGTTGATCCGAGCAGATTGGTCGTCTCTGGTCATTCGCAGGGAAGCAGTATTGCCTTGGGTATGGCAGATGAAATCCCTCAGGTAACACATCTTATCTATTCCAGCGGGCTTCCTTACTACTCTACTATTCTTTCTATTATTGCGAGAAAACGGATGCACGGTGGAAGCAAAGCGGACATCGAAGAAGACTTTGAGTATTGGAAAGCTATTGTCAATGATCCTTTAAGTGTTTCTAATGAGGGAAGGGATTCTTACCGTATGATGAGTTCGTTTTCTATAAATGAAAATGAAATTTTAAAACGTCTAAACATACCTGTTTTAATTTCTTACGGTACAAAAGATGAGTCTAGCCCTTACCATGACATGTTTAGGGTGGAATGTATAAAAGATAGTATTTCTCATATTACCTGGAACGTATATCAAGATTTAGGTCATAACTACCAACTGCAAAAAGAAACCACTACAGAAAACGAAAAAACAGATTATTTGCCAGTAGTAGTCACCGATTGGATCTCATGGTTAAAGGAAAATTAA
- a CDS encoding response regulator, with protein MNNVLVIEDNETLNEVFCRTVNDLDDFKVSGSYLNAENAIANLKRDWPNLILMDIELPGINGIEATKKIKQIHPEVLIIMITVFENSKYVFDALCAGACGYLTKNATGSKIEKALKEAINGGAPMSIQIAKMVVESFRKAPTSVLTTKETEVLSLLAKGNSYKGVALKMNISPNTIKYHVKNIYDKLEVHDKESAIEEANNRRII; from the coding sequence ATGAACAACGTACTTGTTATAGAAGATAATGAAACATTAAACGAGGTTTTCTGCCGAACAGTAAATGATCTTGATGATTTTAAAGTTAGCGGAAGTTATTTGAATGCAGAAAATGCAATAGCAAATCTGAAACGAGATTGGCCAAACTTAATTTTAATGGATATTGAGTTACCAGGAATCAATGGTATTGAAGCTACAAAAAAGATTAAACAGATACACCCGGAAGTACTAATAATAATGATAACCGTATTTGAAAATTCTAAATATGTATTTGATGCTCTGTGTGCTGGTGCCTGCGGTTACCTTACTAAAAACGCTACAGGTTCAAAAATTGAAAAAGCCCTTAAAGAAGCTATAAATGGTGGCGCTCCTATGAGTATTCAAATAGCTAAAATGGTAGTTGAGTCCTTTAGAAAGGCGCCAACTTCTGTGCTTACAACAAAAGAAACTGAAGTCTTATCTTTATTAGCAAAAGGTAATAGCTACAAGGGTGTTGCACTAAAGATGAATATTAGCCCAAACACTATAAAATATCATGTTAAAAACATATACGATAAGTTAGAAGTTCATGATAAGGAAAGCGCTATAGAAGAAGCCAACAACAGAAGAATAATTTAA
- the uvrA gene encoding excinuclease ABC subunit UvrA: MNTTVLDVNPKENIIIKGAKLHNLKSIDVVIPRNKLVVITGLSGSGKSSLAFDTLYAEGQRRYVESLSSYARQFLGRLNKPKVDYIKGIAPAIAIEQKVNSTNPRSTVGTTTEIYDYLKLLFARIGKTYSPISGNEVKKHTVTDVIEFIKTYEERAKLLLLSPIILEEGRTVENKLQTLLQQGYARIKHKDDVLRIDDALKQNISSTKDLYLVVDRIVYKDDEDFLNRLADAIDTAFFEGVGTCIIESLSDNKHTVFNNKFELDGVTFLEPNVHLFSFNNPYGACPKCEGYGDVIGLDEDLVIPNTALSIYENAIFPWRGESMSWYRDQLVNNSHKFDFPIHKPYFELSDAQKDLIWKGNKYFEGLDSFFAELESKAYKIQNRVMLSRYRGKTKCNVCKGKRLREEANFVKINGATITDLVDLPLNELTIFFKNLKLNEYQEKIAKRLLTEINTRLEFLNNVGLSYLTLNRRSNTLSGGESQRINLATSLGSSLVGSMYILDEPSIGLHPKDTERLINVLKALRNLGNTVIVVEHDEDIMKAADEIIDIGPEAGTFGGEVVATGTFKDILNSDSLTAQYLNGQLAIKVPEKRKTSKYHIDIIGARENNLKNIDVTFPLEMLTVITGVSGSGKSTLAKKILFPSIQKKLTGFSDKAGQFSEMKGNFSNIKHVEFVDQNPIGRSSRSNPVTYVKAYDDIRALYASQKLSKIRNYKAKHFSFNVDGGRCETCKGEGEVTIEMQFMADVHLTCDTCGGKRFKKEVLEVQFEGKSIDDILNMTIDDAIAFFQAHNETKVQGKLQPLQDVGLGYVTLGQSSSTLSGGEAQRIKLATFLGKGSKSDNALFIFDEPTTGLHFHDIQKLLKSFRALIAKGHSIIVIEHNIDLIKCADHIIDLGPEGGKQGGNLVAFGTPEEIVANKNSVTGKYLREKI; this comes from the coding sequence ATGAACACTACTGTTTTAGATGTTAACCCAAAAGAAAATATCATTATAAAAGGTGCAAAACTACACAACCTTAAAAGTATTGATGTTGTCATTCCCAGAAATAAATTGGTCGTAATTACTGGACTATCAGGATCTGGTAAATCCAGCTTAGCTTTCGACACTTTGTATGCTGAAGGCCAGCGTCGTTACGTAGAAAGTTTATCGAGTTATGCACGCCAGTTTTTAGGTCGATTAAACAAACCAAAAGTAGATTATATTAAAGGTATAGCTCCTGCCATTGCCATTGAGCAAAAGGTAAATTCTACCAATCCACGTTCAACAGTTGGTACAACTACAGAAATCTACGATTATTTAAAGTTGTTGTTTGCTAGGATTGGTAAAACCTACTCACCTATTTCTGGTAATGAAGTTAAAAAACATACTGTCACAGATGTTATAGAGTTTATAAAAACGTATGAAGAACGTGCTAAGCTACTTCTGCTCTCTCCCATTATTTTAGAAGAAGGCAGAACTGTTGAAAACAAACTTCAAACTTTACTACAGCAAGGTTATGCAAGAATAAAGCACAAAGACGATGTGCTTAGAATTGATGACGCGTTAAAACAAAACATATCATCTACAAAAGACCTTTATCTTGTAGTAGACAGAATTGTTTACAAGGATGATGAAGATTTTTTGAATAGATTAGCGGATGCCATAGATACTGCGTTTTTTGAAGGTGTAGGCACTTGCATAATAGAGTCCTTATCAGATAACAAGCATACTGTTTTTAACAATAAGTTTGAATTAGATGGCGTGACATTTTTAGAACCCAATGTGCATCTATTTAGTTTTAATAATCCTTATGGAGCATGCCCAAAATGCGAAGGTTATGGTGATGTTATAGGCTTAGATGAAGATTTGGTGATACCCAATACAGCGCTTTCAATTTATGAAAATGCTATTTTTCCTTGGCGAGGAGAAAGCATGAGTTGGTACAGAGATCAGTTGGTGAATAACTCGCATAAATTCGATTTTCCAATACACAAACCTTATTTTGAACTCAGTGACGCCCAAAAAGATTTAATCTGGAAAGGCAACAAATACTTTGAAGGTTTAGACAGCTTCTTTGCAGAGCTAGAATCAAAAGCTTATAAAATTCAGAATCGTGTAATGCTATCGCGTTACAGAGGAAAAACAAAATGTAACGTTTGTAAAGGTAAGCGCTTACGCGAGGAAGCAAACTTTGTAAAAATTAATGGAGCAACCATTACCGATCTAGTAGACTTACCACTAAATGAATTAACCATATTCTTTAAGAATTTAAAGTTAAACGAATACCAAGAAAAAATTGCAAAACGTCTACTAACTGAAATTAACACACGTTTAGAGTTTTTAAACAATGTTGGCTTAAGTTACTTAACCCTAAACCGAAGATCTAACACCTTATCTGGTGGAGAAAGTCAGCGCATTAACCTGGCAACTTCTTTAGGAAGTAGCCTTGTAGGATCAATGTACATACTCGATGAGCCTAGTATTGGCTTACACCCAAAAGATACCGAACGCTTAATCAATGTTTTAAAAGCCTTGCGCAATCTTGGTAATACCGTAATTGTGGTAGAACACGATGAGGACATTATGAAAGCTGCTGACGAAATCATTGACATTGGCCCTGAAGCAGGAACGTTTGGTGGAGAAGTAGTAGCTACAGGAACGTTTAAAGACATCTTAAATTCGGACTCATTAACAGCGCAATATCTCAATGGACAGTTGGCAATAAAAGTTCCTGAAAAGCGTAAAACATCTAAGTATCATATAGATATTATCGGTGCCAGAGAGAATAACTTAAAAAACATTGATGTAACCTTTCCTTTAGAAATGCTCACAGTTATTACAGGTGTTTCGGGTAGTGGTAAAAGTACGTTGGCAAAGAAAATTCTGTTTCCTTCAATACAAAAGAAACTCACAGGCTTTAGTGATAAAGCTGGTCAGTTTAGTGAAATGAAAGGAAATTTTAGCAACATAAAGCATGTAGAATTTGTTGACCAAAACCCTATTGGTCGCTCGTCGCGATCTAATCCTGTAACTTACGTTAAGGCTTATGACGATATTAGGGCACTATACGCGTCACAAAAGCTAAGCAAAATAAGAAATTACAAAGCCAAGCATTTTAGTTTTAATGTTGATGGTGGACGTTGTGAAACCTGTAAAGGTGAAGGTGAAGTGACCATTGAAATGCAGTTTATGGCAGATGTGCACCTTACGTGTGATACTTGTGGTGGTAAACGTTTTAAGAAAGAAGTGTTAGAAGTTCAGTTTGAAGGAAAATCAATAGATGATATCTTAAATATGACTATTGATGATGCTATTGCGTTTTTTCAGGCGCACAATGAAACTAAAGTACAAGGAAAGCTACAACCATTGCAAGATGTTGGTTTAGGCTATGTTACCTTAGGTCAGTCCTCTTCTACCCTTTCTGGTGGTGAGGCACAGCGTATAAAATTAGCAACCTTTTTAGGAAAAGGCAGCAAAAGTGATAACGCATTATTCATTTTTGATGAGCCTACCACAGGATTGCACTTTCATGATATCCAGAAGTTACTAAAATCTTTTAGAGCACTGATTGCTAAAGGCCATTCTATAATAGTAATTGAGCATAATATAGACTTGATAAAATGTGCAGACCATATCATAGATTTAGGTCCAGAAGGTGGAAAACAAGGTGGTAATTTGGTAGCCTTTGGTACTCCAGAAGAAATTGTTGCAAATAAAAATTCGGTTACAGGTAAGTATTTACGTGAAAAAATCTAG
- a CDS encoding tetratricopeptide repeat-containing sensor histidine kinase has translation MKEKLISILCILNCYCISYAQSNKDLNKLLDSAVLLIRNDKPILGKKILDKLNFEVHDKPIDSFKMALKDKTAFYYFLQGDYEKCVAKAYEASDMAKKLGYRKTYFDLKNNIGAILSKLDEFEKAKNIYKEILKESYIEEDSLGYVSTLTNLASSYSALKEIDSSNLVLDDALYLIKKINDKELEAYILKFIAKNDLESKKYENVISTVNTLENKFWDNLRLNHKDDAMYYRCKAYFNIGNFDLALADVKKVLALAEVQKRDPAILDALSLKAEILAAKNQFKKAFNIQKQVFALSDSLDLQSRKEKVLELERKYETEKKEKENAILKAESYNKDLTITQKNNLLLIIFVLAIVVITLMVLWQLKKFKSKNKQLKALIDKMERLQKELDIVRDNIAKDFHDDLGNKLARITTLSDYVIKNNKKKNKLEMLDAFEIIKQDADELYSGTRDFMFSLKSDNGSAEDVYAYLADFAEDFTSNFEIDLLLSCDIEKNINVPYYWNRQIILIFKEAITNAVKHAKATNLNLNFICKSDNIHIVFKDDGIGFNHSQMTSKNGLLNMTQRAKKINCNLKISSNKNGTEICFKGKIPNFEALKIA, from the coding sequence ATGAAAGAAAAACTTATCAGTATTTTATGCATTTTAAATTGTTACTGCATAAGCTATGCACAAAGCAATAAAGACTTAAATAAGTTATTAGATAGCGCAGTTCTTTTAATAAGAAATGACAAACCAATTTTAGGAAAAAAAATATTAGACAAACTTAATTTTGAAGTCCATGATAAGCCAATAGATTCTTTTAAAATGGCACTAAAAGACAAAACTGCTTTCTATTACTTTCTTCAGGGTGATTATGAGAAATGTGTTGCAAAAGCTTATGAAGCTTCAGACATGGCAAAGAAACTAGGCTATAGAAAAACCTATTTTGATCTAAAAAATAATATTGGTGCCATTTTAAGTAAGTTAGACGAATTTGAAAAGGCGAAAAACATTTATAAAGAAATTCTTAAAGAGTCATACATAGAGGAAGATTCTCTAGGTTACGTCTCTACGCTAACAAATTTGGCATCATCTTACAGTGCTTTAAAAGAAATTGACAGTTCTAATTTAGTGTTAGATGATGCTTTATACTTAATAAAAAAGATAAATGACAAAGAATTAGAAGCATACATTTTAAAGTTTATTGCAAAAAACGATTTAGAGTCAAAAAAATATGAAAATGTTATTTCTACAGTCAATACCTTGGAAAATAAGTTCTGGGATAACTTAAGACTTAATCACAAAGATGATGCGATGTATTACAGATGTAAAGCCTATTTTAACATTGGTAACTTTGATTTAGCATTGGCTGATGTTAAAAAAGTTTTAGCATTGGCAGAAGTACAAAAACGAGATCCTGCAATTTTAGACGCATTAAGTTTGAAAGCAGAAATATTAGCAGCAAAAAATCAATTTAAAAAAGCATTTAATATTCAAAAACAAGTATTTGCATTGAGTGATAGTCTCGATCTGCAAAGCAGAAAAGAGAAGGTTTTAGAGTTGGAGCGCAAATACGAAACTGAAAAAAAAGAAAAGGAGAATGCTATACTCAAGGCAGAATCTTACAATAAAGACTTAACAATAACGCAGAAAAATAATTTACTACTCATCATTTTTGTTTTAGCAATAGTAGTTATTACGTTAATGGTTTTATGGCAACTCAAAAAGTTTAAATCTAAAAACAAGCAGCTAAAAGCGCTTATTGATAAAATGGAAAGACTTCAAAAAGAACTTGACATTGTAAGAGATAATATTGCTAAAGATTTTCATGATGATCTGGGGAATAAATTGGCCAGGATCACCACACTATCCGACTATGTGATAAAAAATAATAAGAAAAAAAATAAGTTAGAAATGTTAGATGCTTTTGAAATTATAAAACAAGATGCAGATGAACTGTATAGTGGTACTAGAGATTTTATGTTCTCTCTAAAATCAGATAATGGCTCGGCTGAAGATGTATATGCATATTTAGCGGATTTTGCTGAAGATTTTACATCAAATTTTGAAATTGATTTGCTCTTAAGTTGCGATATTGAAAAGAATATTAATGTACCTTACTATTGGAATAGACAAATAATATTAATTTTTAAAGAGGCCATTACCAACGCTGTAAAACATGCCAAGGCCACCAATTTGAATTTAAATTTTATTTGTAAAAGTGATAATATACATATTGTATTTAAAGATGATGGTATTGGTTTTAACCACTCTCAAATGACATCAAAAAATGGTCTTTTAAATATGACACAACGTGCAAAAAAAATTAATTGTAATTTAAAAATTAGTTCAAATAAAAACGGAACCGAAATATGTTTCAAAGGAAAAATTCCAAATTTTGAAGCTTTAAAAATTGCCTAA
- a CDS encoding GNAT family N-acetyltransferase, with the protein MKTILETNRLLLRELSLSDAENIYNLNLNPDVIKYTGDTAFKSIEDAHKFLKNYLDYKLNGYGRWAVMQKKTNSFIGFCGLKFNPEDNQTDIGFRFFEDMWNRGYATESARACLDYCFERYNLKQIIGRAMKVNLNSIKVLEKIGLKYKKDIELDGEEAVLYEIKNK; encoded by the coding sequence ATGAAAACTATACTGGAAACAAATAGACTTTTACTAAGAGAGTTGAGTTTAAGTGATGCCGAAAATATCTATAACCTAAATTTAAATCCAGATGTCATAAAATATACAGGTGATACTGCTTTTAAGAGTATTGAAGACGCACATAAATTTTTAAAAAACTATTTAGATTACAAATTGAATGGCTACGGCAGATGGGCCGTAATGCAAAAAAAGACAAATAGCTTCATAGGATTTTGTGGTTTAAAATTTAATCCTGAAGATAATCAAACCGATATCGGATTTCGATTTTTCGAAGACATGTGGAATAGAGGTTACGCTACTGAAAGTGCAAGGGCCTGTTTGGACTATTGTTTTGAAAGATATAACTTAAAACAAATTATAGGCCGAGCTATGAAAGTAAATTTGAATTCAATAAAAGTCCTCGAAAAAATAGGTCTCAAGTACAAAAAAGATATAGAATTGGATGGGGAGGAAGCAGTATTGTATGAGATAAAAAATAAATAA